Within the Emys orbicularis isolate rEmyOrb1 chromosome 5, rEmyOrb1.hap1, whole genome shotgun sequence genome, the region CTCTGGCAGCATGGCTCCCGGCTTCCAGGTACCACTGTGGCAATACAAGGTTTTTGTGCAGATGCCTTCATGCTTCTGCAGATTGGAAAGAGTTGCTGGATTGGGGGTGAACCCCAATGCTGCTGCCTTGGGCGAGGGGGCAAAACCACTGCACTCACACCAAACAGAGGAAAGCAAAGGAATCTCTGTAAATGCAATCCTCCACGCAGTTATACCggttttatactagtgtaactcaATTAATTTCAGTAgagatcaatggagttacatgccataaaactggagtaataaggCCCTCAGAGTTTTCTGCCTCCTAGCTGAACATGGCCAGCATAGGGGACAGTATATTGTCTTTTTCAAAGTTTCTACAaagttccccctccccaccttcctcCTGCCATCCCAGAATATCAGCATGAGGCATGTGGATTCCACGATTTTGAATTTCCACTTAACGCCttgcaggaggcactcagcacctcagatTGGGTCCTTAGTGCATCAAGACACTAGATAAGCGACTCTCAGCTGATTAATTTTGCACTAGCCTCTGGACAGGAGTTGATAAACATCATCATCTTACATCTTTTGGTCACATACCATGGTATCGGTGCGTCCAATGACTTCAAAGGAATAGTCCACACCATTACCACCAGTCAGCTCCCTCAGCAcatcttcaatgggctttgtgaAGTCCTGAGGGTTGATGCACTCGGTGGCTCCTAACTCTTTAGCCTTGGCAAATTTGTTGTCTTTGTTGATGTCAACCCCAATGATCCGGGAAGCACCAGCGGCTTTACAGCCCATGACAACTGAGAGGCCAACTCCTCCCAGACCGAAGACAGCACAGGTAGAACCACGTTCCACCTGCATAAGCATAAAAACATCAGACCCTCTTAGAATACAAGTGATGTATAGTGATTCCACTGCATGAATTATCTTGTAAATCTTTTCATTTTAGGCTCTGCTTGTATTGGATACTACACTTGTAAATTGGACGAAAGCATTTTTGCTATTCAAAGTAAAGGTTCCCATCATTGGATTACAACTGGATAAAACCTACCACAGCGTACATTTGAGAATAGGTTTGTATTAGAGATGTTCCCAAGTCACAAATTGTGCTTTTAGATCCCGATTTCTCATGCCTTCCTGTGTTTGGGGGTGTTCAGGTTAGGGCTTTGGGCTCAGCCCGTTCTGGAGATGAGGCCAGCTGTAAAATCAGATACTCATGGGGATTTGGATTCGTAACTCTCCATATAAACTTTGGGGCTCTTCACATCCATGACATTGGTTGGAGCCTCTCTCTACTTTTCATTAAGTATAGCCAAAAAAGAAACCTGAACTGGGCCAATTTTGCAGCATGAAAGCTGTTGCCACAGAAAACTGTCAAGCCCTGAAGAACTCCATGCTTTCAGGGAACCAATGATTTCATAGAAggcctttatttatttaatataaatgaAAGGAAACCTTTTCGTAATTCAGTAAATGCAAGATTATTTACTCCTAAAAATGAGCcataagataaataaataaaaactaacaAACTAACAGAGAAAACCAACATGCGATAATACTACTTAGCTTTTGTATATAGGTTTTCATCTGTAGAACTCAAAAGTGcctcacagatggggaaagtgagggagGCACAAAGAGATGATATTTCTTGGCCACGGTCAAACAGCACGTCAGCAGCAAAGCCAGTTCTCCTGACTCTCAGGCTGATGCCCTCTTTACTAGACCCACACAAATAATCAGCACTATCCCAACAACAGAGCTTGTCCTTTAAACGCACATGCTAATCCTCACCTTGGCAGTATTGAGGGCAGCCCCGTAACCGGTGGAAAATCCACAGCCGATCAGACACACTTTTTCCGGAGGAGCAACTGCATCAATTTTGACAACTGCTGTCTCGTGCACCACTGTATATTCAGTGAAGGTGCTTGTACTAATAAATTGATGAATCTGTTTTCCTTTGCAGGTAAACCTAGTGGTGCCATCCTTCATTAATCCGCGAACTGCACCAAGGCTATTCAAAAGACAACCAAAAATAAGGGTAAATTCGATATTTTAAATGTGGGTCAGTTTTGCATGAACGATATCAAATTACTTAGGATAATAATTAAGGCTGCAAGTCTTTCATGGAAGCATGGAGCAGCTGGGCACCGGCCAGTGCTCGGGCGGCCCCAGGAAACTggtcccaggctgccctggagcagTGGTGGCGCACCAGGCCGCCGCTCCCCAGCAGCATCGGCAGGGCCCCGGGCCACCCCCcgcctggagcagcagcagcggcggggGGTCCCCAGACGCCCCTTACCCTCAGCATCAGCATGGGCCTGgagctccccctccacccccaggagCAGCAACATCTGCGGGAGTGCCCCAgccagcacctaagatttagttaggggtatttttagtacaagtcatggacaggtcaggggcgtgactttttgtttattgcccgtgacctatccatgacttgtactaaaaatgcccatgactaaatcatagcctgaataataataatcaatgaAACTCACTCATTTGTAGTGCACAGATTGCCCTTGGGGCTTACGCAAGAGCTACACTCGCCACACTGTGGAACAAAGAGCGGGATGACTTTATCTCCTAGAAATAGAGCAGAGCAGTTATGAAAATTTCAGTCAAGCAGACAGATAACACTGAAGAGCCACACAAGTAAAAGATTGTAGCGGGTACagttattacacacacacatttgcaggAAGAGTACAATTCAGACGAGTTCTCACCACAACCATTTCAAACAGAGTAGCTAGTAAGTACCTAAATATTTTTGCTCACCAAGACTCAAAATTCACTGCAAAATATATTGGTACCAAGTTCTCATTGGAAATTCCAACACAAAAAACATTAGGAAATTCAAACAGATGGTATCTATCAGCTGCTGTGGATGTGCTGGAGACACGGTATGTGACAAAGCTTTGTTGCCTGTTCGTAACTTGTGATGCTGTTTATGAAAAATTGAATGACTCATCTCCACATTTCCCCTTTctcatggggtgggggaaaggggattGAAGTACCGTTAGCGTGGAGCATGAATTTAAAACCTGGGAGTCACAAAAAGGTTTTCAGTGGGTcatgaccatccttcctttctttacCGATAGATAGCAGGGCGATCAtgaaactttttgttgttgttgttgaaaacctttttattaaggcaaagttacaatagaACATTAACATACATCACACATTGAATATTGATGCTAAACAAGTAAAGAATCCGGCTCAagatgctggctggctggggagccctccTCCTCCGAGTACGCTAAGAAGAGTGACCACATTTCTAAATATCTATCCTCTTTGTCTCTCTTCTCTTGTGTACATACGTAGTGCgaaagcttttccattacaaagacagtccatattttactataccaAAATTCCAGAGGAGGAGCGTCATATCCAGTAATGTGCAATATAAAATCTAGctgctaacaataaaaaaaaaataatttgttgttttgtttaaaatgaaaacccTTTACTGGAGCACTAAATACACGTTAGGGGATATCCAGGAAGCCAGCATTTTGTCATCAGATGAATCTCTTTATTAATTCCCTCCCAAAACTGTTTAATTTCTATATGCAACCATTACATTCTGTTGTAACGTGAGTCATGGtatagaaaaggttgagaactactggtgtGGGGGCTTAGAGGTGCTAAATTAAATAGGCCTTATAGGTTCTTTTGTAACTCCATACAAAAGACCTACATTAAACAGGAAATGAAGCATTCATTGACCGTCACTCTTGTGTCTTGAGTCTCTGTCCCATATCTAGTCATGCTGCTGCAACATGGGGATGCAGACAGGTAAGCAACTCCCCAGAAGATCACAGGAGGAGAATTTGCATGTGCGTGAGTTTACCAGCTCTTTGATTCTCTCTGCCTTCTCCCATGCAGTCCACTACATTCTCCCTAACCCAATAGGATTTCTTCCCTCCAGACCCTGCTTCAAGCACTTCCTACATAAGCTTCTAGTCTCTCCTCATCGAGGAGTTAGCAAGCCAGATGCTGTAaactcttctttttaaaaaacagtaatgCTCACAAGACATGTGCAGAACTTCAGTGCTCAAAACACATTGATTTCTGTCCCATCCTCATCTCCTTGTTGCATTATTTCTTTGTGTATagtttgtaaattcttcagggcaagaacCTAGTCTTCATACCTAGATGTACAGAACCTAGCTCAATGTTggtattttataaatattataataatatCAACTGTTCCACCATTATTGCAGCCCAAGAATAGATGGGGCAACAGGCCCTTTGGACATTCTCTGAAGCTCTGGGACAGTCAGGGTTGGATGATATACCATACATACgtacagggccgtccctaggtgGGGTGCGGGGCCAGGGACATAGGCGCCGAGTTCCTAATCTGCCAGGTGGtggcccccccccggctctgcacccactccaccccttcccccaaggccccaccccgccaTGCTTCTCCCCCCCATTCCACCCGAGccacacctcttccctgcccagttccaccccctccctcgaGCGCGCTGCACCCtcgctcttctcccctccccaccccccatcgccTCCTGACGCCGTGAAACATCTGATCCgcggcaggcgggaggcgctgagAGGGAGCCGCTGGTAGGGGTCTGCCGATGGCTGCCGctcgccttctcaccccaccgcCCGCCCGCCGCTCTCCTCCTTGCTGTCCGCCCGCCCGCctcctcacccctctcccccctgcctgcCGCTCGCCtgctcacagggccggctccagggttttggccgccccaagcagccaaacaaacaaaaaagctgcgatcgcgatctgcagcggcagttcggtgggaggtccttcgctccgagcagaagttagggaccatccgccgaattgccgccgaacagctggacgtgccgcccctctccgaagtggccgccccaagcacctgcttggtaaactggtgcctggagccggccctgccttctcACCCGCCCTCCTCACCTCCCCGCCTCCTCATGATTTTATCAAAGCGCTGGGCCCCGCAAAGCACGGGGCCTGGGGCTGTCGCCCCGATTCGCCATATCCACGGGACGGCTCTggatacatatatacacataccaatcagttgcacacatacaaaataggaaatgactgcctgggaaggagtactgcagaaagggatctggggggtcatagtcgatcacaagctaaatatgtgtcaacagtgtaacactgttcaaaaaaagtgaacatcattctgggatgtattagcaggagtgttgtaagcaagaggcgagaagtaattcttccgctctactccacgctgattaggcctctaCTAGTTTAAAAAATGGTTTGGATTCAGTTCAAGATTCAGATACCGATTTGGCTCATTTAATATTTCATCTTAAACACTCTGCGCAGCCCTCCTCATAGTTCAGAGTTACTGGGAAAAGAGTACAGGCATTGGTGTCCCATCTTGCAGTGTGCAGAGGAAGATGAGAACCTCCTCCTGGAGCTTTATATTTACCAGCTCTATGGCACAGAGAATATGGTGAAAGAAGCAATAAACAATGAAACGGTGTTCTCTGAGAGAAGAGGCACAGGAACAAAATCTTTTGTCCGGCAGATGAATTAAGTACATGAATTAAGATACTTTCTGTGCTAGTGTCACTTGAATGCTAAGCGTGAAATAAAGTGTGAATTTCAGTACTATCAAAGTCTGATAACCTgggccctgatttagcaaagtatctgagcacctgactAACAAAGTAGTcacattgaagtaaataggactATTTGTATGCACAAAGCTAGGCACATGTTAAAATTCCTTGCTGAACGGAAACCCTAACGAGGGTCTGAACTCAAAATGGTAGCTCACATTTGGTTCCCTTTGAGTGAAATACAAATAAGCACCTCTTTTGaatgctggggaaggggagagcactTCACAGTCACATAAAAATAGAAGTGAACAGGCAAAAACTTTTGAAATAGGAAAGATCACTTGGGAGTATAGCAAGAAAGACTTAAACAACATATTTCTCCTCCAAAATATCCTTGACAAGGCCCTGTGAAGGTTGAATGTTGCAATAAAGGAGTTCATACATGTTAGTGTCTTTGATATTGGAGCAGGATATGTGAATGCTAGGTGAGAACTACTTATCATTGGTTAGTGCTTGACGCTTTCTTATACCTGGTTTCACACAAGTCACCCCTTCTCCAACGCTCTCTACAATACCAGCTGCTTCGTGGCCAAGAATTATTGGAAAAGGCACAGTTAATGCACCACTCATGACGTGGTCATCTGAGCGACAGATCCCTGTGGCCAAAATCTGTAGGGAAAACAAAGAATATTTCAATACGTAAGGAACCAATTTTTCAGCTTTTACCTGTGTGATATGATATAGAAGTGAAGATATATTTTGTATCCAGAGAAGTGAGTATAACCATAATAAACCTAAGACATGATCCCTAAGACTGCTTATTTATCACAGCCATGACTCATGACAGAGATCATAACTTTTAGTGTTTTTGCACAGCAAGTTATGGCCTTTGTCATCTGCCACACTCTTCCATAAATGTTTACTCTTTTTCGGGTCCGTGTAgttgaaagcttgtgtctttcaccaacagaagttggtccaatagaagatattacctcacccagcttgtctctctaatattctggaacCAACACTGCAGTTTTAAATAGCCTGCGTAACTCAATACTAGTTCATCCGATAGTAACCACTCTGGTGGCAATATTTGTAAGatcaagccctacatttctatagcaCGAACATAACTGGCACCGCTACAGTATGTAATTTACAAAGTTCATCTTTTTCCTACCTTAATGCGAACTTCATGTGCCTTTGGGGGGGCAACTTCCACCTCCTCAATGGAAAATGGTTTCTTAGGCTCCCAGGCAACTGCGGCTTTGCATTTAATGACCTATGAAAACAGCAAGGAAAACAAAATGGCATTTGTGTATGTAGCACCTTCCCCAAGGTGTGCCTCAAGCCTCCTCCCTGGTGCTTTGTACTTAAGAGTTGCTTCTCCCCTCTACTCACCAGGGTTGGGTCTTGGGTTCTTTTTCTGACACCTGGTGCCTTCACCCAAGGTGACTCTTCACCTTGTCCCTTGGGAAAATGAATAATGCTATCTCTGCTGGTAAGCAGTATAAAACCTATGTAACCCCTTCGGATTTAGACAGTATGGCTGCTTTAAAACCTTGTCCTGAGGCAGAGGAGGTGCTATTGTTCCAAGAAGAGGAAGTGCTGATTGTCCAAGGGAGAGGGGGTTGAAAGAGAGGACAGGGACGTGTGGGTGTCTGTACAGCAAGCAGACCCCCACATAGCGAAGCAGCTGAGAACCAGCCTGACGTCTGCGAGAGACAGAACTGCTGACTTGGGACATCCCAGAATGGGACCCAGGAGGACCACCATGCCAGTAAGGAATCACCTCAGAAGGACAAAGCAGAGCTGCACCTAGTATCACTGTCACTCAGACAGACTGTATAGGGCCATGAGTACTGAGGCTTATGACTACACTGAGAATATGGAGAAAGGTTGTAGCCAGTTAAGTGGGAGGATTGTCGCTCTGTGAGAGAGGTAGAAGAGGGCACCAGAGGGCTTGTTGGGGAGAGTTTACTGGTGCTGAAGATGACCAGAAACACTCAAGATTCACTGCTGCACTGGAACTCTGCCAAGTATTCCTGAACTCTGAGTCTGGACGCAGTGCTCAGCATCTGTCCTTTTATATTGTGATAGCACTGGGCTGCTGGATCTTTGTATTGGATGTaatcgttttacttctccccctATATTTTCCCTTGTTTTTCCTCCATTCATccttctgtaaataaatatttccctttcctatattcattgtactATTCCActgtgcgtgtgcatgtgttTAGTGTGGGGGGAGCGGAGAGGGGTAGAACAAGtgtctctggggtggaagggagtttccctgctgcattcctgcaggGGCCTGTTCTTGGCCAGAGCCCGTCCCACAAAGCAGACTCCGTCTGGGCCACGAGGGCACTACAGTTACGCCCAGTACACAATAAACAATACATTCCAGCAAAGGAATGACACACccaaaaataacaacaacacaAAAGGGGACTTTATTTGGAGCTGGAAAATAGGATCTGGGGAAGAAAAAAGTTAGGGTTAACTAAGTATTAAAACATCAGCAAATCAACCAATTCTCCACCTACTAACACTCAAATCTTCACCACCCGTAACTCCCTTCCAGGCACCTTCCCCAGAAGATGGTATGCTAGAGATGAGTCTGGGGACATGTGCAGCAGCACTGTGAACAGCGGCTGGCTTAAACATAAAGGGTCCTCTTGTGTCTTCATGCTGGGTCAGGCAGGCTCCTCTCCTGGCTTCCTGGTCAGAGTCCTACACTATCGCACTGTCTTTTAAGTAcagttaagtgtctctgaatcatactGGTTTTCTAAATTATATGACCCAAAGGCGTAACTACTTTGTCATCTGtctgtccattagttgcaatgaGTGGCTGTGGTTGGTTTGGAATTTTTGAGTCATCTTCTGCATCCACCATCTGTAAAGTTTTCTCTGTTGATTgatctttctgaggaacaaactgcaGATGTTGATGGGTTATGCTGAACTCTCCACTGTCAGTCTCAATCACATATGATCTTTGtactgaattctttttctttatgacagctgcagttgtccatcctttttctccatccaatttgatATAAACATAGTCACCAAGTTCTAGACCCAGCAATTCTCTAACTGAGTGACATTTGTTCCAAAAGTGTTCATAAGCTCTTTTGGCCTTTTCATCCAATCTGGCTACTCTCGAGCAAGGAATGGCTCTTCCTGCTGTAGGACTGTCTTGGCTGTCTACACAGATCTCTCAGCCTTTCTATCTGCTTGTGGATAATGTAGGCTGCTAGTAATAGGAtcaaaattatattttgtttggaacaacttaaattctgct harbors:
- the LOC135879250 gene encoding alcohol dehydrogenase 1-like; translated protein: MASGVIKCKAAVAWEPKKPFSIEEVEVAPPKAHEVRIKILATGICRSDDHVMSGALTVPFPIILGHEAAGIVESVGEGVTCVKPGDKVIPLFVPQCGECSSCVSPKGNLCTTNDLGAVRGLMKDGTTRFTCKGKQIHQFISTSTFTEYTVVHETAVVKIDAVAPPEKVCLIGCGFSTGYGAALNTAKVERGSTCAVFGLGGVGLSVVMGCKAAGASRIIGVDINKDNKFAKAKELGATECINPQDFTKPIEDVLRELTGGNGVDYSFEVIGRTDTMVCDQKM